AATACCAGCAATTCATGTTTTTTAAGTTGTGAGTGCCTATATACTCATGACTAAGACTACATTGAACACCATTTTCAAATTGAGAGGTCCATAAACTGGTTTTGGTAGGAGCAACTAAGACTACCTCAAGCACCACACTAAGCACACACAATGTTTTCTCCAGGTCCAGACAAGCCCTTCCAATGTTTCCTTGTAAAAGAAGATTTGGTACTGATAAACAAGTTCTATTGCATAACAATCAAGAGAACACGCATTCAGATGAAATATAAGAAGCATTTTTGTAGGCACataataaaggggaaaaaacaaacACAATCAGGTTTGCCTAAATAGCCCttaccccccccaaaaaaaaaaaatgaatacaagGCTTACCACCCCGAGATTGTGAGAGGGAACACGGTCAACATCAAATTTCATCCATCATCTGCCTTTCTTTGGTCTCCATCTATACAGCCGCCCAATTAGCCACAACTCCCTGCACAGAAAGATTTTTGTAagtttcttaaacttttaagtcCCTCAGCAACCTTAGAAACCAGCAAAAAGCTGGTTGTTTGAGATGTCTCCCTTAGCACTTTTGTCAATCTTAATCCCAAAAGAGTCGTCTAGTATAACTTGAGGTGAATGGAAGGGCTTCTCTTACAGATAACCAACTAGGCATaaccattttaagaaaatggagGCAATTATGAAGACACAATGGTTGATTCACATGATTTTAGAACCCTGAGACTTTATCACATGTCCTATGCATCAATAGTACTGAAATTTAGCCTCAACCATAAGATGATTTATAATACTTTGGAGAAGCTAGATAGTTCTCCTCTCCTGTCACAGATGGAAGCTTTGTTGCCCAAGTGCAAAAtcctctttcttcattttacaACTTCTCCATAACATTTGGAAATCCCACTAAGAACCTCACCCTTTCCTGGAAAATAAACTGAACATAAGCAAATCAATACAGAGTTCGTCATCTTCATAATGGCAACAATGAGTTGTTTATGCTGTAAAATTCCAGGATGAGAACCATAATGCTGCAACATTCCAACACACATTCCATCTTATTGTTTGCAATATAGCAAAGTTATCTCCAATGCAAAGCAGAGggtatcaacttcaaaatatgtGAAGCAGCAAATCGACGAGGATCTCTAATGAATTGTCGTAAATGAAATAATAAGATGCAATCAACATGCATACCTCCAACTGGGAAACATAAAAGCAAGGAGAAACCATCCAAAGTGAATTTAGCTAAAAAAGCTAAACCAAactaggaaaagaaaacatacaTTTGTACAAAATTAAGAACCCTCTGGTTGTATGGAGGTACCATAATTTTGATACCTTCTTCAGATTTCTAGGCTCAACTCACAAAAAAGTGAACAAAAACTTCACTTTGaatgtcatcttcattttcctttatttggtcTTCATTCGTACAACTACCTTATTAGCCACAGCTCCCTGCACAAAAAGATTTCTGTAAGTTTTTCTAACTTTAATTCCTCACAGCAATATTAGAAACCAACAAAAAGGCAGTCATTTGAGATGTCTCCCTGATCACTTCTTGTCAATCTTAAAACCTAAAACAATCCTTTGGTATAACTTGAGTTGAATGCAAGGGATTCTATTACAGATAATCACATAAGTATAACCATTTCTAGAATATATAGGGAATGATGGAGATCACACAAAAGTCCATTTACATGATTTCTGACCCCAGGGATACTTATCATTTGTCCTAGGCAGTAGGCATTGATATTACTGAAATTTAGCCTTAACTACAGGATGATCTATGATACCTTGGAGAAGCTAAATAGTTCTCCCCTGTCACAGATGGAAATTATGCTGCACCAACTATTGACGCCGCTACCCAAGTGAAAttcatctttcttcattttataaCTTCTCCCTAGCATTTGCAAATCCCAGTAAGAAGAAGCACACCTTTCCAGGAAAATATCTGAACATAAGCATATTAGCAAAGAGGGTCTGTCTACTTCATAGTTGCAACAATGAGTTGGTTATACTGTAAATTGACAAGATGAGAATCATACTTATATGACCTTCCAGCACACATTCCATCTAATTGTTTGCAGCATAACAAAGTCATCTCAAATGCGAAGCGAGGTTATCGACTTCAATATATGGGAAACAGCAAATCGACAAAGATCTCTAATAATTCGTTATGTATCAAATAAAAACGATGCAATCGAGATGCATAACTCCAGCTAGGAAACATAAAACCAAGGAGAAACCAAACCCAAATGGAGGTACCATAATTTCAATGCCTTCATCAGATTTACAGATGTCAGCTCGCGAAAAGGTCATTAAAAAGTGCATGTGAGGCTTCCCAGTTAATATCCGTGAAAGAGATCGAttgcaaaaaaaggaaaatattggtTGCCAGAAGAAAGGACTTACCTCAATTCGTTTGAAGTTCGCGCACAAGAGAACGATTTGTGGTAAGGGATCAAGAGGATTTCAAGAGCGACGTGCACTTATCTGTCGGTCTTCTCTCTCAGATCCATATCCGAATTCGCATCCAGATGCGCCGTCTTCTCCCTCTGATTCGTCTTGTCTCCCTTAAATTTGACCCCCTTCTCCGAGCAAAACGAAGAAATTGCCTCCacatttaatttgcagcaacCCCTTATGTAAACTTCTCGCAGTTCCTTCAAGCTTGACAGATCAGGCAAATTCTGTAAAGATCCACATTCCTGAATCTCAATTATATAAAGATGGTGGGAGTCCGCCTTGAATCTCAACCAGATTACCACAATCAAATATTATAAGGTGCAATTGTTCTAGGTTCTCCAAACGATCAAGGCCTCGAATCTCTGAGAATGCACAGCCATAGATGTCAAGAGATCTTAGTGTCTTCAAATTTGATAGATCCTCACCCTCCATGGAACCACCCGACTTGTACTCGCGCAAAGCTAAGAAACGTAGACTGGAGGGAAGGCTCGAGAGGCAACGCAGATTAGGGCACCAGAGCGAAAGAAAATCGAGTCGAGGAAGGACATTACTCATATCCGTGGGTAAGGCGGCCACACATTTAGAACCCAATATCAAACATGATAAACTGGAGGGGAGGCTTGAGAGGCAACGCAAATTAGGGCAATCGAGTACAAGTGACTTGAGTTGGGGAAGGAGACTTATATCTGTTGGTAAGGCAGTCACGTATGGAGACTCCAGGATTAGAGACTCTAGTTTGCTTAAATTCCCAATCCACCGTGGCAGATCTTTTTCCACAGCCCATCAAATTCTCCATCCGATTCTCCATGCAAACTCCCAATCCGCAGTGGCATCGGATCTTCCTCCACAGGCCCTTCAGATTCTCCATCAGAATCACATTGCACAAacgttagttttaaattttttaaattagttaGGTTTGAGAGATCTGGAAACGTATCCATGTACAAGTCAAACAACCTTAGTTCGATAAGACTTCCAGGAAGCCTCGGTACTGCGTATATTTTACCATGCTCCAAAATCAAGATCTTGAGGGACCGATTTCTATAGATGCAATTGCCAATTTCCCCATTGAAACGACACAGAGACATGGCTCTAAATACTTCGAGCGTCTCGATTGTCCAGAGGGCATCGGGTATTTTGCTTATGTCACTCTCGCCCATCTCcacttctttcaattttttcaactGTCCAATGGAATCGGGTAGTTCTTTTATGTCACTTTCAGATAAATACAACCAAATTAGCGATTCTAAATTTCCAATGGAATCAGGGAGTTCTTTGATCTCCGTTCTAGATATATCCAACATATTTAGCGATTTCAAATTTCCGATGGAATCAGGTAGTTCTTTGATTATCGATTTCAATTTTCCAATGGAATAAGGTAGTTCTTCAATCTTAGATATATCCAACTTAATGAGTGATTCCAAACTTCCAATGGAATCAGGGAGTTCTTTGATCTCACTTTCAGATATATCCAACTCAATTAGCAATTCTAAATTTCCAATGAAATCGGTAGTTCTTTGATCCCTTTTTTAGGTATATTCAACTTATTTAgctttttcaaatttccaatgGAATCGGGTAGTTCTTTGATCTCCTTTTagatatatcaaaatatatccAATTCTAGTTCTTTGATCCTTTTTTGATTCCAAATTTAGCTTTTTCAAATTTCCGATTGCATTTGGAAGCCTCTCCAATGAATTGCAACCAATCATATATAGGTATTTGAGACTTTCAAGATCTCTACACATCTCGTCTGGCAACCTCCGAAGATTCCCACAATGGCTTACATCTAAGAAAACCAAGCTtttcaattgacaaattgacTTGTCAATTTCAACTAATTGTAACAGCCCTGTAGGATCAAACGTTCTAATTTGGAATGTGCAAGAAAGTTGGGGGTTCTATCCAAGAAAATGCAATTGGTCAATTTCATAACCTTCAAATTGTTCATCAcctgtgaaaagaaaaatcatgcaaAGATTACTTTTGAATATGATAAGACGGAATAATGAGTGTTTTCTACCATAAAATATACCTTCATGTGGCTCCACCCCTTCCAATCATGTGTAATTTTACTCCCAGACAGATCAAGAATAACCACATCCTCCATAGAGAAATTTGTAATCTTAAATGTTGGAGGAATATCATGCCAAGCAAGCCATCTTAATTGTTGAAGGAGATCTGAATCCTCCTTGACAACATTAATTGGAAGAACACTGGATGGCGATTCGTGCCAAAAAAGCCTCTCTTCTGCACGAAATGTTTCCTTTGAACTGCAAACTTCAAGGAACCTTAGATTTGGTAGTCTTTTAAAGTCTTCATAGGTAAAACGGTGCTGATGGTCCAAGTCGAGACGAAGAGcttcaagttttttctttttctgcccaaaggaaaaattttaaaaaacaaaagagttaAAGGGAAAAACTTTTATCCAAATTCACTATTTCAAGGGATTGAGTTGAGCACCAATGTTCCTTTAATCTTAAAAGAGCAAAAATATCGGTTAAGTAGGTCACaatagaaaacacaaaaagtaactatctttttttttcaaaagaaaatgtccaTAAGTAACTTGGAGATCTATTGTAAAAGGAATTTTACCTCTTGTCTCTTGAGCAATTCCAATGCTTCCTCAGCATTCCACACCCTAGTTTTCtcctttatatttatttgttgaacTATATGTCTTCCGAGGTCTCTgagttggtcatgcatccaaacTTTATTATCCTCTttaatctttatcaaagacatGCTCTCCAAAACATCCAAGGCATTTTCCGAATGGAATTTAGATTTCCAGAAATGAACAATAATGTCTTTATCATATCCAATCAAAAGACAAGCTATATCGAGGAATATATGCTTTTCCTCATCTTCTAATACATCGTAACTTATTTTCAACTTACTCCGAACATCCGCATGAGGAACACTTTCCAACTTGGCCAATTTGGAATTCCACTTTTCCCTTTCAATGCAAGATAAAAATGAACCCATGACCTCGAGAGCCAACGGAAGACCTCCAGCAATTTTTATTGCCCTCATGGATTGGTTAATATCCTTATCCAAAGGATAATCTCTTCTGAAGGCATGTTTgctaaaaagttgaagagatttTTCAGAATCCATGATGTCAACTTCATAAAGGTCATCCACTTCGGGAACCTTGAGAACCTCTTTCTTTCTAGTAGTAATAATAAGTTTGCTTCCTTTACCAAACCAATTATGGTTTCCTACAAGTGCATCCATATGTTTCTTGTGATCCACATCATCGAGAACAACCAAGACTTTTTCATTAGACAactcttttctaattttctgaATCCCTTCATCTACATCTCTTATGTTGGTCAATTTCTTTTTGAGGACCTCAAGGATGAGCTTCTTCTGCAAGGATATAATGCCGTTGTTGGTTTCTGCTTGTTCACAGATGTTAACAAGAAAGCAAcaattgttgaatttttttgaaagctGATTGTAGATGATTTTGGCAAGAGTCGTCTTTCCAATGCCACCCATCCCATGGATTCCTATAATCCGTGTTTCACTTGTTTGAGCACCTATCTTTTCCATGATTTCTTCCACATGGTGGTCGACACTGACCAAGTTGTCTGATACTGCCAGAGAAGCCTTTTTCAACTCATTGAAAATCTTCTGCGTGAATTCTTTCACGAACTTGCTTTCTCGCCTACTGTTTCTCAGAGGTCAAAAGGTGATGAGTTAGAAAGCTGAGTTGAACCAAACTATGTTCCaaaagaccaaattgaaaactaCAAACCTATTCTAAATGTGTTCTTCAACGATATATATTCCATTCATATGAATTAACGGTGGAACTTAGGTTTAATGAATGACTTaaactgacaaaaaaaatgttgcTAGGAATGAAATGGGACAAAAATGGTATTGTGCCATTATTTAGCGTGATTTTGCGGCATAACTTCAATTGCATCGGGTTTAATGATACAAGGCACATGAGATAGAATGTTAAAAGCGATTACCTGGTAGGATCCCTTGGCAGTTCCCATCCGTTTATTTCCCCAACTTGACAAAGAGCTTTTTTCCACTCTCCGATAGTCTTTTGGTCACACCTCCCCTTGCTTTCAtgtaaaagaaaggaattttTATAATTCCCAGTTTGGTATCGAACCTCTGAAGGCGCCACGTCATAAAAAATGGGCATGATCATTTTCCCCCCATTTTTCTTGCACTTGACCATCTGAACTACCTCCTTGAGACACCAAACACTAGAGGCATAATCTTTCGAAAAGATAGGTATTAAGATCTTTGACTGCTCAATTGCTTGGAGAAGTTTTGGGGCAAATTCTACACCATCGCGAAGATCTTCATCATCCTTAAATGTGTGGATACTTGCATCTTTAAGACTAGTGTAAAGGAAGTCGGTAAAACCTGCTCGAGTATCTGGTCCTCTGAAGCTCAAGAATACTTCATAGTCATATCCCGATGAATTATCCACTTCTTGACCTTCTGTTGACGTGTGAGTAGAAGAAGCGCCTCCTGCTGTTCCATCATTTCCACCCGTGCGCCGTCTCTTTGCACCCCACTCCATTGATCTCGCTTGCTCTCCTTGCCGTCTCTTTGCACTCCTCTCCAACGATCTCGCTTGATCTCCTCTTCGACGAAAAAAGTCGAAATAGGACAGCAGCAAAAGCAGTGGCTGCCAGAGATTGGAAAAACTCGGAAGCCCAAAAACTAGCAAAATGGAGAGATCTCTGTGCTAAGAATGATTCATCGCAGCCTGTCAAAGTTGCCAAAATGCCAGGGGTTCTTTCTAAACACCAAAAAGTGGGGCCCTTGGAGACTCACCTCAGATCTGGCTCCGATTGCGGCGAGGAGCTCTCGAGGTGAAATATCGACGGGTCCTTCGCCAGGGGCTCGACGGAGGAACGATTCGCCGCGCGTGCCGAGACTGCGGTGGTGTTTCGGCGGACGGGTTTGCGATGTCCACGCGCGCAACTTCAGCAGCAGCTCCGGCGGAAGCCAAGGCTCTAGTAGAAAACCTTGGATTTTCTAAAGAGATGGGGAAGCGATTGAGTTGCGTCCAGTGACTAAAcgaaatattaaaagaaactctttctctctcgttctttttgtattattgaattttaactCAGTCCTGCCTCTGCGGGTTACTTCACATATTATatagcgctctctctctctctctctctctctccctctctgttcaTCGAGCAGGTATTGTCTGTGCACCGACACATGTAAGCCCAACTCGTGCACCGATAGAGCAGGTGAAGATTCCATAGCGCCCGCGTTATCCATCGGTATACATGAGTtccgattttttatttttcagaaaaaaataccaaaaactccaaactttgtccaaagtaataaatttacttcaaacttttttttgtaacatgaaaAACTCTGAAATTTGCTAACCgtaacacatttatcccaaactattatttatgacacaaaaaactccaaactttcattgtatgacacatttaccccgaATAATAGGGATATTTTGatcattttacttttaaaaacttttttttttctcttttcccttggCTGGAGCCGGCGAAGGGAAGCCGGTGTCCGGCGAGAGCAGCCCTCACCGGTGTCGGCCCAGGCAAGGGCGACCCTTGCCTGACGCCAACGATGGCTACCCTCGTCGGCGTTGGGGGAGGGCctcctcgccaaatctagcgagggaggccctcgcccgacatCGACGAGGGCCTCCCTTGCCTGCATCTGGTGAGGGCGGCCTTAgccggcgttgggcgaggaTCGCCCTCGCCTAGGCTAACGCCAacaagggttgccctcgctaGATGCCAACTTTCTTCCGCCGGCTCCAGCAGAGGGAAGAGAgatggaagaaaaaaacagaaagaataaaacaaaaatgccCTTAATTGGGTAAATGTCCGATTctaaaatttggggttttcgtatcacaaaaaaaaagttttgaataaatttgtcgcTTTTAggcaaagtttaggatttttgtgacattttccttcttttttggtagaaattttttttttttttacttgtcgTAATCAAATATGGGAAGAAGATAGAAAACTTCCAAGCAAACAAATCCCAAAACAACTGCAAAACAAGACAaacctataaattaaaaatattacaatTTGTAATTGTAAGTATATTCTTATATCAAAAGACTAGATCTATCACTGCTTTACTCACACCTGTCCAAAACAGTAAAAACCTCCTCAAAGTTCCTCGCAATTGCATGAGTGATCTATATGCACTAGCACTGACAAGACTTTTGGATTTCAATCGGTACAAATGTTGATTGATTTGAGGCTATTGATACTTGATAAGGACAAATGATGTAGAGCCACggaggaaaaatataaaatctcactAGATTTGGTGGTGTAAAATTATTCTGTTCCGAACctaacaaaaacaaatttcaagattGAAGTTATTAATCAagacaagttaaaaaaaaagactcaaaagGTATCAAATTCCTCAAATGAGACTAATGAAAGATCAAATTTTTTCTCCAATAGTTTTAGCTTTGATTATATCCTCTAAAAGTTTGTTTTAGTTAAACAAAAGTCCAAATATCTCATTGCACGTTTTTTAAATCAGACTCATTCCGTTTGAATCGAAATTGTGCTTCCTCCATCACCTGAAAGCtcagggaagaagagagaatgggTGGGATCCATTGCCTAacttatacttttttttttcttctcatattAGATGCGGGCCTTAACTATTAAAGGCATTTGTTCCTTCACCACATAAATATTAAGGaactaaaaaggaaagatatttttgaatgacttttgGGTGGGTCATTGAACTTAGAAGCCACGAGATTGGATGAATATGTAAAGAGAGTCATGGCCCAATTCTGTTGCAAAATTTGGTCAATAAGGTTGATTCCTTGAAGCGTCGCTCAACCTTCCAAAGTCGACAATTATTCACGTTTCTTAATGCGGAAAATCATTGGACTATGTGATGCAGAAATTTTGGGATTACAATCTATTTTGCCCCTCGAATAAATGGCAAATCCATTCAAAGTAAAAGTGAACAAAAGTAGACATCAAATTTTGGCAATTGATGGGTGTGttagtttagggttttaccttctatttatcacatgtgtattaatttttgttttttcatagtatcaatctaatttaacaaaaatgaatggaaattaaATTTGTGACAAACATGCCGTTTAggtttttgtggtcaaaaattaatttagaataaatttagcatgagtgtatcaatttgaaatttttgcgATATTAACTCTAAAACCAATAAGCTTAGACAAAAACAACTTGGCCGAAAGAATTGGTACACTTATTTTCTCACTACCCTTCAAAGTTAATATACTTTATTAATGCTCAATTTTTCTACATTCCCAAAAGCACAATCATATCTATAATTTACAAATATGGTTTCATAATTTCTATCTtaatttctttgtaatttttgttattttgatggattataGAACAAACGAAGACAATATCAATTCAAGTTTATTCGTCATTCCATGTCACTTTTAACGATACAAGCCGTATTTAGTGGATGTGCTTATTACCAATTAcgataaaatcattttttttttttttttaacttgctTTAATTGTAATTAAATTCTTCCAATTCTCTTTATCTGAAAttgaatttcctaaattttcCCTTGACAGAAAAATTCCTTTTGATAAAAGTGAGATAAAGACACcctaaaagaatttttttttttttttttccaattttgttgtGACGGTATATGACCAGAGGAAATGGTGTGATGAATAGGTTTTTGAGAATTCGAGATCGATTTGTTATCATGTAAATTTTGTGGGTGCATGGGAGAACGATGAGTCGTTGTTGGATTCTACAGAATAtccttctttttaataaaatccaTGCGTTTTTTGAAGTATGACTGTGAGGGACAAAGTTACCAAATGAATGAATCATTGGTGTGATTCATTCTTAGAGCAAAGCTAGTTCGTCATGGATTGTTGGTAGTCCAAGTCTTAGTAGACTTTTGACTTTGCCCCTCTAATTTCGTGATGTTTCAGTCTTCTTGCACCAACCGTAcattgttctttcttcttcttttttctcttttttttttctgagaaagGTAGCTAATGTTAATGCTACATTAAAACGAGGCACAAAGCTTAGGTTTTACATTTCTGTGTTAAGATCATATTGATCAATCTCATGCAATTCATAATCTAATAATCATATTCCGATGCAACGCAAAAACCACATGTATGTAGCACTTTCatacttttcatttaattaaattagacgGTATCAACTTTTATATTGATTGATGATACGGTTGGTTAGACTATTTAAAGATGAAAGTATTTTTGAACAAATGGTGTTTGTttgcaagtattttttttttttaattttctaaatcaattttgtggtAATTAAACATTTCATATTTCACAATAGAAAATTAAATCTTGCTAGATCCTGAGGTGTAAAGATGTTCCTTTCCGAAATTCGTAAATTCTTAAGTTTTTTCAAGCATAAATCCGAGTGTGACCAAAAACAACATTTAAAATTGAAGTTGTTAATCACGATAACTCGATGAGTCAAAAAACACTCTTAAGAAGATCGAATTCCAAATTGAGTagtatctatttttttctttttggtaaagagTAGTATCTTTTTCCACAAATCTCTTTATTCACTTAATGTATCGactttagtttatttatttaaattacttGTAAATAACCTAGATTTATTGGTTAAACTTCAAATGATGAAGAGCTTGTGCTTATTGAGTAAAAGTGCACatatttttgaccaaaaaaaaaaaaatacacatattGCTACCAGTGTAGTTAAAATGCCATCTATTATGTGAAACGTTGAATAAAATTCTCATAGTAAAAGGGATGTCAATAATCATTTACAGCGAAACTACCTCGAAGAATCCGAGGGAAATTCTTGTTAGAAAGCAAAGTGAATAATGAATAGAAATAAAGCAATAcaataaagataaaaagaagatgGGGTCATCCTAACGTGGAAAAGGAGTCCCGCCCCAATGCTTTGGCATGTGCTATGGTAGTCCAAGTCTTCGTAGACTTGGGTCAATCATTGGTGTGATTCCTTCTTGAGCAAGCTAGTCCATCATGGACTGTTGGTAGTCCAAGTCTTTGTAGACTTTGACTTGGGTCAATCATTGATGCTGGTCTTCTTGCACCGCCCCGCACGCTAAGCTGTTAtatcttattcttttctctctttccgaAAGTGGTAGCGAATGTTAATACCCCATTAAGATGAGGCACAAGGAGCTTAGGCTTTAGGTTGTTGGCCTCCCCATCAAAATCATATCAACCGGTCTAATGCAATTCTTAATTTAGTGATTGTATTTTGATGCAACGCAAAACTAAATGTATGGGGCATAttccattttcatttccatttagttaaattagacggttctaactttttatcaattgattttCATGACATGATTGGCTGGTGCttatttgcaaatatttttctattgtcTAAATCGATTTTGTGGTGCTAAACATTCCATGTTTCACgatgaaaacaaaatttcacTAGATTTAGAGGTGTAAAATTATTCCATTCCAAAGTTCATAAGTTCTTAAGTCTTTTCAAGCATAAATCCtaacgtcacaaaaaaaaataaagattaaagTCATTTATAACAATGACTCAATGAGTTAAAAAAGACTCTTGGAAGTATCAAGTTAGTTTTCAATAACTTTAGCTTTGATTATACTCCACTAAACTTTTTGTTTTAGcaaaaacaaaattccaaaattcagactcttttcatttaaattaaaattgagttTCCTCGCCGGCTCAAAAGCTCAGGGAAGAAGAGAACATAGGTGAGATCTATTCCCTAAACTCCTctccttttgaaagaaaaagaaagatttttcgTAAAGAGATGGGTCTTAATTATCAAGACCTTTGTTCCTTTGCTATAGAAATATTAAAAGGCTAGattttttgaatgaatttcGGGAGGTCGCTGAACTCGGAAGCCAAAAGTTTGGATGAATATGCATCTGTAAAATTGGTCAGTAAAGGTACTTCCTTGAAGCACTGTTGCAGCTGGCTAAAGTaaattatttacatttttttttaacgtggAAAATCACTGAATCATATGGTATAGAAATTTCGGATAGAGAATCGATTTTTGCCCCCTAATAATTCACTCAAAGTCAACTCAACAAAAGCTGAAAGCACCCCATGTGACCACC
This region of Eucalyptus grandis isolate ANBG69807.140 chromosome 8, ASM1654582v1, whole genome shotgun sequence genomic DNA includes:
- the LOC120287682 gene encoding disease resistance protein RPV1-like isoform X1 codes for the protein MEWGAKRRRTGGNDGTAGGASSTHTSTEGQEVDNSSGYDYEVFLSFRGPDTRAGFTDFLYTSLKDASIHTFKDDEDLRDGVEFAPKLLQAIEQSKILIPIFSKDYASSVWCLKEVVQMVKCKKNGGKMIMPIFYDVAPSEVRYQTGNYKNSFLLHESKGRCDQKTIGEWKKALCQVGEINGWELPRDPTSRRESKFVKEFTQKIFNELKKASLAVSDNLVSVDHHVEEIMEKIGAQTSETRIIGIHGMGGIGKTTLAKIIYNQLSKKFNNCCFLVNICEQAETNNGIISLQKKLILEVLKKKLTNIRDVDEGIQKIRKELSNEKVLVVLDDVDHKKHMDALVGNHNWFGKGSKLIITTRKKEVLKVPEVDDLYEVDIMDSEKSLQLFSKHAFRRDYPLDKDINQSMRAIKIAGGLPLALEVMGSFLSCIEREKWNSKLAKLESVPHADVRSKLKISYDVLEDEEKHIFLDIACLLIGYDKDIIVHFWKSKFHSENALDVLESMSLIKIKEDNKVWMHDQLRDLGRHIVQQINIKEKTRVWNAEEALELLKRQEKKKKLEALRLDLDHQHRFTYEDFKRLPNLRFLEVCSSKETFRAEERLFWHESPSSVLPINVVKEDSDLLQQLRWLAWHDIPPTFKITNFSMEDVVILDLSGSKITHDWKGWSHMKVMNNLKVMKLTNCIFLDRTPNFLAHSKLERLILQGCYN
- the LOC120287682 gene encoding disease resistance protein RPV1-like isoform X2 yields the protein MEWGAKRRRTGGNDGTAGGASSTHTSTEGQEVDNSSGYDYEVFLSFRGPDTRAGFTDFLYTSLKDASIHTFKDDEDLRDGVEFAPKLLQAIEQSKILIPIFSKDYASSVWCLKEVVQMVKCKKNGGKMIMPIFYDVAPSEVRYQTGNYKNSFLLHESKGRCDQKTIGEWKKALCQVGEINGWELPRDPTRRESKFVKEFTQKIFNELKKASLAVSDNLVSVDHHVEEIMEKIGAQTSETRIIGIHGMGGIGKTTLAKIIYNQLSKKFNNCCFLVNICEQAETNNGIISLQKKLILEVLKKKLTNIRDVDEGIQKIRKELSNEKVLVVLDDVDHKKHMDALVGNHNWFGKGSKLIITTRKKEVLKVPEVDDLYEVDIMDSEKSLQLFSKHAFRRDYPLDKDINQSMRAIKIAGGLPLALEVMGSFLSCIEREKWNSKLAKLESVPHADVRSKLKISYDVLEDEEKHIFLDIACLLIGYDKDIIVHFWKSKFHSENALDVLESMSLIKIKEDNKVWMHDQLRDLGRHIVQQINIKEKTRVWNAEEALELLKRQEKKKKLEALRLDLDHQHRFTYEDFKRLPNLRFLEVCSSKETFRAEERLFWHESPSSVLPINVVKEDSDLLQQLRWLAWHDIPPTFKITNFSMEDVVILDLSGSKITHDWKGWSHMKVMNNLKVMKLTNCIFLDRTPNFLAHSKLERLILQGCYN